One genomic segment of Helianthus annuus cultivar XRQ/B chromosome 14, HanXRQr2.0-SUNRISE, whole genome shotgun sequence includes these proteins:
- the LOC110906768 gene encoding probable calcium-binding protein CML44, giving the protein MSTLSYNDLYRLFKTLDQNGDGLISPHELQWLLDTMKVSSSIDDLECLTGKTSLGFPEFLEFYDTITKQEKEGENESENDLFKAFEVFDKNRDGFISNEELEEALSRLGLWDETGHMDVKSMIKAYDDNCDGFLDFQEFKKMMA; this is encoded by the coding sequence ATGTCTACCCTTAGCTACAATGACCTATATCGGCTTTTCAAGACGCTCGACCAAAATGGAGATGGTCTTATCAGCCCCCACGAGCTCCAATGGCTTCTCGATACCATGAAAGTGTCTTCAAGCATCGATGATCTAGAATGCTTAACCGGGAAAACCAGTCTTGGTTTTCCCGAGTTTTTGGAGTTCTATGATACGATCACAAAACAAGAAAAAGAAGGGGAGAATGAATCAGAAAATGATCTTTTCAAGGCGTTTGAAGTGTTTGATAAGAACCGTGATGGGTTCATTTCTAATGAAGAGCTCGAAGAGGCTTTGTCAAGATTGGGATTATGGGACGAGACGGGTCACATGGATGTAAAGAGTATGATCAAAGCATATGATGACAATTGTGATGGCTTTCTTGATTTCCAGGAGTTCAAGAAGATGATGGCTTAG